In Gopherus evgoodei ecotype Sinaloan lineage unplaced genomic scaffold, rGopEvg1_v1.p scaffold_31_arrow_ctg1, whole genome shotgun sequence, a single window of DNA contains:
- the LOC115640628 gene encoding interferon-inducible GTPase 5-like isoform X2, which produces MAGSDDNELPKIPEEDMEALKAAVGKGNLNEAAANAKEALEMADKITVNIAVTGKTGSGKSSFVNAIRGLEDTDKGASETGVNETTMEPTAYPHPTYPNVTIWDLPGIGAPKFEPDTYLKQVQFSRYDFFIIISCTRFTSDDIQLTQEIQRLGKKFYFVRSKVDQDLTNENRYYDAEGKLKQSNASVKRPHQYSESAILEGIRENCIQWLKTGGGRSPRVFLVSRLDLGKYDFPKLQETLVDELPSHKRLALLRSLSNTSKEILEKKKQQLQTQIWFKSVVSCAVAAIPLPGLSIACDATILVTSLKEYCRDFGLSENALAKLARQANKPIEELKAVIKSPLCEEITKDLVIKILTKCAAGAVQYATLFLKFIPVAGAVVGSVAAAAVSLPTTYLMLKSFLDDVAADAVRVLEVVMDEAISNLEKKDKNTRTP; this is translated from the coding sequence ATGGCTGGGTCAGATGATAACGAGCTTCCCAAGATACCTGAAGAGGATATGGAAGCACTGAAGGCAGCTGTTGGGAAAGGAAATCTCAATGAAGCAGCTGCTAATGCGAAAGAGGCTCTGGAGATGGCTGATAAAATCACTGTCAACATCGCTGTCACGGGGAAGACAGGCTCTGGAAAATCGTCCTTTGTCAATGCCATCCGGGGCCTGGAGGATACAGATAAAGGTGCTTCTGAGACGGGGGTGAATGAAACGACAATGGAGCCCACTGCTTACCCACATCCTACATACCCAAATGTAACCATCTGGGATCTGCCAGGGATCGGGGCCCCAAAGTTTGAACCAGACACGTACCTCAAACAGGTGCAGTTCAGCCGCTACGACTTTTTTATCATCATCTCCTGCACCCGCTTCACATCCGACGACATTCAACTCACCCAGGAGATCCAGAGACTGGGGAAGAAGTTTTACTTTGTGCGCTCCAAGGTGGATCAGGATTTGACAAATGAAAACCGATACTATGACGCGGagggaaaactgaagcagagcAATGCTTCTGTGAAAAGGCCACATCAGTACAGTGAGAGTGCGATCCTCGAGGGCATCAGAGAGAACTGCATCCAATGGCTGAAAACAGGAGGGGGGCGCTCCCCACGGGTTTTTCTTGTATCTAGATTGGACTTAGGCAAGTACGATTTTCCCAAATTGCAGGAAACGCTAGTGGATGAGCTCCCCAGTCACAAGAGACTCGCTCTTCTACGATCTCTGTCCAATACTTCTAAAGAAATCttggagaagaaaaaacaacagctgCAAACACAGATATGGTTTAAAAGTGTGGTATCATGCGCAGTTGCTGCTATTCCTCTCCCGGGTCTCTCCATTGCTTGTGATGCTACCATACTGGTGACGTCCCTGAAAGAGTACTGCAGGGACTTCGGTCTCAGTGAAAATGCTCTTGCTAAACTTGCTAGGCAGGCTAACAAGCCTATTGAAGAACTGAAGGCCGTTATAAAATCCCCTCTGTGTGAGGAAATAACAAAAGATCTTGTAATTAAAATACTAACCAAGTGCGCAGCTGGGGCAGTGCAATATGctacattgtttttaaaatttataccCGTGGCAGGTGCTGTGGTAGGTTCTGTGGCAGCTGcagcagtttctctccctaccACATACTTAATGTTGAAGAGTTTCCTGGATGATGTTGCTGCTGATGCTGTACGAGTTCTGGAGGTGGTTATGGACGAAGCCATTTCAAACTTGGAGAAAAAGGACAAAAACACCCGCACCCCTTGA
- the LOC115640630 gene encoding single-pass membrane and coiled-coil domain-containing protein 3-like — MSWINILYPDNPARRKTVVQLHQELIDCIELNFDTTNELIEALNTHCQCKLHSVKMNTKGTVQENCEILLTAIKSVQDILQAIDAKLKSNLEPDLYRKLHDFQEPDATKMLILRNVSTVVSGFAGIVAMGFFIKLAFSQVVGRVLSQTAMVLAKIGASVIGAMAGMLLGVGVDLILSAILGAIERDQLEAKIEELSELVGEFKPASKEYNKAIMKITCQLP; from the coding sequence ATGTCCTGGATCAATATCCTGTACCCAGACAACCCGGCGAGGCGGAAGACGGTGGTGCAGTTACACCAGGAGCTGATCGACTGCATAGAGCTCAATTTTGATACCACCAATGAGCTGATTGAAGCCTTGAACACGCATTGTCAGTGCAAGTTGCACAGCGTTAAGATGAACACGAAGGGCACCGTCCAGGAGAACTGCGAGATCCTCCTCACAGCCATAAAGTCCGTCCAAGACATTCTGCAGGCCATCGATGCAAAGCTGAAGAGCAACCTGGAGCCAGATCTCTACCGAAAGCTTCACGATTTCCAGGAGCCTGACGCCACAAAGATGCTGATTCTTCGCAATGTTTCCACAGTGGTGAGCGGCTTCGCTGGGATCGTGGCCATGGGGTTCTTCATCAAGCTGGCCTTCTCACAGGTGGTGGGTAGAGTCCTGAGCCAAACGGCCATGGTCTTGGCCAAGATCGGTGCCTCCGTGATTGGCGCCATGGCTGGCATGTTACTGGGTGTGGGTGTCGACTTGATTCTCAGCGCGATCCTGGGCGCCATAGAGAGAGACCAACTGGAGGCGAAGATTGAGGAGCTCAGTGAGCTGGTGGGTGAGTTCAAGCCAGCCTCCAAGGAGTATAACAAAGCCATCATGAAGATCACCTGCCAGCTGCCATAG
- the LOC115640629 gene encoding uncharacterized protein LOC115640629, protein MLSLFSGTESERERLVRASQSLLDSLEGCILATHALLHILNQHLDTSVSLEPVGGSVSVGENLERLLRAAWEMHATAEQTDRHVRKNASRDLYARMASPHTPLQEKGAIVRDFHQATMGIFGSVGGPVVAVLLQNAGLPERLEAALREAEASPVLCLPMDTLLRSSEEIARAVSACATPGGPTGKTAAEPPENGPVSGTGTVQNLRGYLPDVLTGRRARNALAAAARHLEQTLQALAPACKSFQLIAAAAEVYMALISEQQPGTGEGPGQNPAGVAH, encoded by the coding sequence ATGCTCTCCCTGTTCTCCGGCACAGAGAGCGAAAGAGAGAGGCTCGTGCgcgccagccagtccctgctcgACTCCCTGGAAGGATGCATCTTGGCCACTCACGCTCTGCTCCACATCCTCAACCAGCACCTTGACACCAGTGTGTCCCTGGAACCGGTGGGGGGCAGCGTCAGCGTGGGGGAGAACTTGGAGCGCCTGCTGCGGGCAGCATGGGAGATGCACGCCACGGCAGAGCAGACGGACAGACATGTGCGGAAGAACGCCAGCCGGGACCTGTATGCCCGCAtggcctccccccacaccccgctgCAGGAGAAGGGGGCCATCGTCCGGGACTTCCACCAGGCCACCATGGGGATCTTCGGCAGCGTGGGTGGCCCCGTGGTGGCCGTGCTACTGCAGAACGCCGGCCTCCCCGAGAGGCTGGAGGCGGCTCTGCGGGAGGCGGAGGCCTCCCCGGTGCTGTGCCTGCCGATGGACACCCTGCTCAGGAGCAGCGAGGAGATCGCCAGGGCTGTTTCTGCTTGtgccacccctgggggcccaacagGGAAAACGGCTGCAGAGCCCCCCGAGAATGGCCCCGTCTCTGGGACCGGCACGGTGCAAAATCTGAGGGGCTACCTGCCCGATGTCCTCACGGGGCGTCGTGCTAGGAACGCCCTGGCTGCAGCCGCCCGGCATCTGGAGCAGACGCTCCAGGCGCTGGCACCGGCCTGCAAGTCTTTCCAATTGATAGCTGCCGCGGCTGAGGTCTACATGGCCCTGATCTCGGAGCAGCAGCCGGGAACGGGAGAGGGGCCGGGCCAGAATCCTGCCGGCGTCGCCCATTGA
- the LOC115640628 gene encoding interferon-inducible GTPase 5-like isoform X1, giving the protein MQAEQCTGAAMAGSDDNELPKIPEEDMEALKAAVGKGNLNEAAANAKEALEMADKITVNIAVTGKTGSGKSSFVNAIRGLEDTDKGASETGVNETTMEPTAYPHPTYPNVTIWDLPGIGAPKFEPDTYLKQVQFSRYDFFIIISCTRFTSDDIQLTQEIQRLGKKFYFVRSKVDQDLTNENRYYDAEGKLKQSNASVKRPHQYSESAILEGIRENCIQWLKTGGGRSPRVFLVSRLDLGKYDFPKLQETLVDELPSHKRLALLRSLSNTSKEILEKKKQQLQTQIWFKSVVSCAVAAIPLPGLSIACDATILVTSLKEYCRDFGLSENALAKLARQANKPIEELKAVIKSPLCEEITKDLVIKILTKCAAGAVQYATLFLKFIPVAGAVVGSVAAAAVSLPTTYLMLKSFLDDVAADAVRVLEVVMDEAISNLEKKDKNTRTP; this is encoded by the exons AT GCAGGCTGAGCAGTGCACTGGAGCTGCCATGGCTGGGTCAGATGATAACGAGCTTCCCAAGATACCTGAAGAGGATATGGAAGCACTGAAGGCAGCTGTTGGGAAAGGAAATCTCAATGAAGCAGCTGCTAATGCGAAAGAGGCTCTGGAGATGGCTGATAAAATCACTGTCAACATCGCTGTCACGGGGAAGACAGGCTCTGGAAAATCGTCCTTTGTCAATGCCATCCGGGGCCTGGAGGATACAGATAAAGGTGCTTCTGAGACGGGGGTGAATGAAACGACAATGGAGCCCACTGCTTACCCACATCCTACATACCCAAATGTAACCATCTGGGATCTGCCAGGGATCGGGGCCCCAAAGTTTGAACCAGACACGTACCTCAAACAGGTGCAGTTCAGCCGCTACGACTTTTTTATCATCATCTCCTGCACCCGCTTCACATCCGACGACATTCAACTCACCCAGGAGATCCAGAGACTGGGGAAGAAGTTTTACTTTGTGCGCTCCAAGGTGGATCAGGATTTGACAAATGAAAACCGATACTATGACGCGGagggaaaactgaagcagagcAATGCTTCTGTGAAAAGGCCACATCAGTACAGTGAGAGTGCGATCCTCGAGGGCATCAGAGAGAACTGCATCCAATGGCTGAAAACAGGAGGGGGGCGCTCCCCACGGGTTTTTCTTGTATCTAGATTGGACTTAGGCAAGTACGATTTTCCCAAATTGCAGGAAACGCTAGTGGATGAGCTCCCCAGTCACAAGAGACTCGCTCTTCTACGATCTCTGTCCAATACTTCTAAAGAAATCttggagaagaaaaaacaacagctgCAAACACAGATATGGTTTAAAAGTGTGGTATCATGCGCAGTTGCTGCTATTCCTCTCCCGGGTCTCTCCATTGCTTGTGATGCTACCATACTGGTGACGTCCCTGAAAGAGTACTGCAGGGACTTCGGTCTCAGTGAAAATGCTCTTGCTAAACTTGCTAGGCAGGCTAACAAGCCTATTGAAGAACTGAAGGCCGTTATAAAATCCCCTCTGTGTGAGGAAATAACAAAAGATCTTGTAATTAAAATACTAACCAAGTGCGCAGCTGGGGCAGTGCAATATGctacattgtttttaaaatttataccCGTGGCAGGTGCTGTGGTAGGTTCTGTGGCAGCTGcagcagtttctctccctaccACATACTTAATGTTGAAGAGTTTCCTGGATGATGTTGCTGCTGATGCTGTACGAGTTCTGGAGGTGGTTATGGACGAAGCCATTTCAAACTTGGAGAAAAAGGACAAAAACACCCGCACCCCTTGA